A genomic stretch from Telmatocola sphagniphila includes:
- a CDS encoding putative toxin-antitoxin system toxin component, PIN family: MISKSPKVVFDCMMFLQAALNPSGPAAACLRVLENQLIRVLVTREILEEIEQTLRKPLIQTRYPRLTETVILEFIERIIELVEIRPPVAKRFTYIRDPKDEPYINLAIAEDANYLVSRDRDLLDLAKIDYPDAALLRREAPNLNILEPIEFLNTIRDNLRLREQFGQ, encoded by the coding sequence ATGATTTCGAAAAGCCCAAAAGTCGTTTTCGATTGCATGATGTTTTTGCAAGCCGCCTTGAATCCTTCAGGGCCAGCTGCCGCGTGTCTCCGTGTATTGGAAAATCAGCTGATTCGAGTCCTTGTCACACGGGAAATTCTCGAAGAAATTGAGCAGACGCTACGCAAGCCCCTCATTCAGACAAGATACCCAAGACTAACGGAAACTGTCATCCTGGAATTCATCGAACGAATTATCGAACTAGTCGAAATTCGACCTCCGGTTGCAAAACGATTCACTTATATACGGGATCCCAAAGATGAGCCTTACATAAATTTGGCGATAGCGGAGGACGCCAACTATCTCGTCAGTCGCGATCGAGATCTTTTGGACTTGGCAAAAATCGATTATCCCGATGCGGCGCTTCTCAGAAGAGAAGCGCCTAATTTGAATATCCTCGAGCCCATTGAGTTTTTGAATACTATTCGGGACAACTTGCGACTCCGCGAACAATTCGGACAATAA
- the ruvC gene encoding crossover junction endodeoxyribonuclease RuvC encodes MLILGIDPGLNTTGYGLLEYSTGKIRLVEAGVVRSLPSKKQSDLGLRLKSLFEGISEIVDQYKPEAMAIEQLYSHYAHPRTAIIMGHARGALLLAAGMKNIPVHHFKATQIKKTITGHGHASKEQIQATVTRELGLLKAPEPYDVTDALAVALCFVFSRKMTEQTSRKRAI; translated from the coding sequence ATGCTCATCCTCGGCATCGATCCCGGTCTGAATACCACCGGCTATGGTCTGCTCGAATACTCCACCGGGAAAATCCGACTGGTGGAAGCCGGGGTGGTGCGCTCGCTCCCCTCCAAAAAACAGTCCGATCTGGGTCTTCGGCTCAAAAGTCTGTTCGAGGGAATTTCGGAAATTGTCGATCAGTACAAACCGGAAGCCATGGCCATCGAACAACTTTACTCCCACTATGCCCATCCGCGCACGGCCATCATCATGGGCCATGCCCGGGGGGCCCTGCTGCTGGCCGCCGGGATGAAAAATATTCCCGTTCACCACTTCAAGGCGACGCAGATAAAAAAGACCATCACTGGTCACGGCCACGCCAGCAAGGAGCAGATTCAGGCGACCGTTACCCGGGAACTGGGACTGCTGAAAGCACCCGAACCCTACGATGTCACCGATGCCCTCGCGGTAGCGCTGTGCTTCGTATTTTCCCGAAAAATGACTGAACAGACCTCTCGAAAGCGGGCGATATGA
- the ruvA gene encoding Holliday junction branch migration protein RuvA: protein MITKMTGILTRVLDDECRVQIGPFEYQVMIPEYLRRNIQTKTDEEITLHISEYLEGSQMSNRLIPRRIGFLSELELEFFDLFCTVDKIGARKALKALGRPIREIAEAIQRSDAKWLTTLAGIGKTSAEQIIATLKSKVTKFTLFSEGTFGSAPEPLGAGIDPQVVDDSYAALTNLGMNPSEARDRIDQVLKSGQKPATVQEFISLAFAVGKKG, encoded by the coding sequence ATGATAACCAAGATGACGGGCATTCTGACCCGGGTCCTCGACGATGAGTGCCGGGTGCAAATCGGCCCGTTCGAATATCAGGTGATGATTCCGGAGTATCTCCGCCGCAACATTCAAACCAAGACGGATGAGGAAATCACGCTGCACATCAGCGAATACCTGGAAGGTTCGCAGATGTCCAACCGGCTGATCCCTCGACGCATCGGCTTTTTGAGCGAACTCGAACTGGAGTTTTTCGATCTCTTCTGCACCGTGGACAAAATCGGCGCACGCAAGGCATTAAAAGCTCTCGGCCGGCCGATCCGCGAAATTGCCGAGGCGATCCAGCGCAGCGATGCCAAATGGCTGACCACGCTGGCGGGCATCGGCAAAACCTCCGCCGAGCAGATCATCGCCACGCTCAAAAGTAAGGTGACCAAGTTCACGCTATTTTCGGAGGGTACTTTCGGCTCAGCCCCCGAACCGCTGGGCGCCGGGATTGATCCTCAGGTGGTCGATGATTCGTACGCCGCGCTGACCAATCTGGGGATGAATCCCTCCGAAGCGCGGGATCGGATCGATCAGGTATTGAAATCGGGGCAGAAACCGGCTACGGTACAAGAGTTCATTAGTTTGGCGTTTGCGGTGGGGAAGAAGGGATGA
- the ruvB gene encoding Holliday junction branch migration DNA helicase RuvB, whose amino-acid sequence MPRETIISGTTEPDDRKRDAALRPKLLREVIGQKKVAQRLGIAVNASRKTKEPLGHILFDGPPGLGKTTFATVLPNELGTSIQMTSGPALSKQADLLPYLTNLEEGSILFIDEIHRMPRVVEEFIYPAMEDFRIDLVLGDGVNARTISMNLKRFTLIGATTRSGMLSSPMRDRFKMQEHLDFYTINELAEIVRVNARKLDTKISEEAALELARRSRGTPRIANSRLSWVRNFAISEADGSISMEIARRALDMAEVDSEGLDKQDRRYLETLIDVFGGGPTGVEAMAATMNIPSDTLSDEVEPFLLREQYIVRTPRGRLATQKGFLVVGRKQSTDGSSLFE is encoded by the coding sequence ATGCCACGCGAAACCATTATCTCCGGCACTACTGAACCCGACGACCGCAAGCGCGATGCGGCCCTGCGTCCGAAGCTCCTGCGCGAAGTCATCGGCCAGAAAAAAGTGGCTCAGCGATTGGGCATTGCCGTCAACGCTTCTCGCAAAACCAAGGAACCCCTCGGTCATATTCTGTTTGACGGTCCACCCGGGCTGGGCAAAACGACTTTTGCCACCGTGCTGCCCAACGAGTTGGGAACCAGCATTCAAATGACTTCCGGCCCGGCCCTCTCCAAACAGGCCGATCTGCTGCCCTATCTGACCAATCTTGAAGAAGGTTCGATTCTCTTCATCGATGAAATCCACCGGATGCCGCGGGTCGTCGAAGAGTTCATCTACCCGGCCATGGAAGATTTCCGCATCGATCTGGTGCTCGGTGATGGTGTGAATGCCCGTACGATTTCGATGAATCTCAAGCGATTCACGCTGATCGGGGCCACCACCCGCAGCGGCATGCTCTCATCGCCGATGCGTGATCGCTTCAAGATGCAGGAGCATCTCGATTTTTACACGATCAACGAACTGGCGGAGATCGTCCGAGTGAATGCCCGAAAGTTGGATACGAAAATCAGCGAGGAAGCGGCTCTGGAACTCGCCCGCCGCAGCCGGGGTACGCCGCGCATCGCCAACAGTCGATTGTCGTGGGTCAGAAATTTTGCCATCAGCGAAGCGGACGGCTCGATATCCATGGAGATTGCCAGACGGGCGCTCGATATGGCCGAGGTCGATTCGGAAGGGTTGGACAAGCAGGATCGCCGGTATCTGGAAACCCTCATCGATGTGTTCGGGGGCGGACCTACGGGCGTGGAAGCGATGGCCGCGACAATGAATATTCCGAGCGATACACTCAGCGATGAAGTCGAGCCCTTTCTGCTCCGAGAGCAGTACATTGTCCGCACCCCTCGGGGCCGGCTGGCCACGCAAAAAGGGTTTCTGGTCGTCGGCCGCAAGCAATCGACGGACGGCAGCAGCCTGTTCGAATAG
- a CDS encoding LysR family transcriptional regulator codes for MEIQQLRYFARAAELSSFTRAAEACFITQPTLSQQILKLEQELGQPLFERLGRSVKLTEAGKILKERADQILALMEDAAARITDQPDAGRLVIGAIPTIAPYLLPRLIDRFSKLVPKADLEIVEDVTPVLLKKCQSGEVDLAFMALPLEASGLKIKKLFTEKLRLVMKRGHPLAAKACVSLDAAIQEPFLLLHDAHCLAESTISYCRQKNVIPLGTSRLSQLSTIIELVALGQGVTLVPEMAVPRHINNGCAYRQLDGEQPMRTVVLIWNDYRFATKLFTRFVKWAEQELAKK; via the coding sequence ATGGAAATCCAGCAACTTCGATACTTCGCCCGCGCGGCGGAGTTGTCCAGTTTCACGCGCGCCGCCGAGGCTTGCTTCATAACGCAGCCGACGCTTAGTCAGCAGATTCTCAAATTGGAACAGGAACTGGGCCAGCCGCTCTTCGAGCGCCTGGGGCGAAGTGTGAAACTCACCGAAGCGGGCAAGATCCTCAAAGAAAGAGCCGATCAGATTCTTGCTCTCATGGAGGATGCCGCGGCCCGCATTACCGATCAGCCCGACGCGGGCCGACTGGTGATCGGGGCGATTCCCACCATTGCTCCCTATTTATTGCCCCGGCTGATCGACCGCTTTTCCAAACTGGTGCCCAAGGCCGATTTGGAAATCGTCGAAGATGTTACGCCGGTATTGCTGAAGAAGTGCCAGTCCGGCGAAGTCGATCTGGCTTTCATGGCCTTGCCGCTGGAAGCAAGTGGTCTGAAAATCAAAAAACTCTTTACCGAGAAGCTCCGTTTAGTCATGAAGCGCGGTCATCCTCTGGCCGCGAAAGCGTGCGTCTCGCTCGACGCGGCGATCCAGGAGCCGTTTCTATTACTGCACGATGCGCATTGTCTGGCCGAGAGTACGATCAGTTACTGCCGGCAGAAAAATGTGATACCGCTGGGTACTTCCCGGCTGAGTCAATTGAGTACGATTATCGAGTTGGTGGCCTTGGGGCAGGGGGTGACGTTGGTGCCCGAAATGGCGGTACCCAGGCATATTAACAATGGCTGCGCATACCGACAGCTCGATGGCGAGCAGCCGATGCGGACCGTAGTCCTGATCTGGAATGATTATCGGTTCGCCACGAAGTTGTTCACGCGATTTGTCAAATGGGCGGAACAGGAGCTTGCGAAAAAATGA